In Candidatus Polarisedimenticolia bacterium, the genomic window GTCAGCGAGCGCCTGACGAACGCGCAGGAGGCCGAGCGCGGGCGCATCGCGCGCGACCTCCATGACGGACCGCTTCAGAAGGCGATCCTGCTCGGCGGCGTCGCCGATGTGGCCCTCCGGGACAGGAACGGCGTGGCCCGCGAGCTCGCCGCGGAACTGCGCGAGCTGTGCGCCCGCCTCCGGCCGGCCATCCTCGACGACCTGGGGCTCGTCCCGGCCCTCGAGTGGCTGCTGGAACAGACCGCCCAGGGGTTCACCGTGACGCCACGCTTGACGCTCCGCGGCATGACCGAGGACGACCGCCTGGCGCCCAACGCCGAGCTGGCCCTCTTCCGCGTCACCCAGGAGGCCGTGAGCAATGCGCTCAAGCACGGTCACGCCCGGTCGATCCACGTCTCGTTGACGAAGACGACCCACGGTGTCGATCTCTCCGTGACCGATGACGGCAGCGGCGCCGCGATGGCCGGCAACCTGATGCGCGGCCTCGGCATCCCGGGAATGCGCGAGCGCCTTCGGCAGGTCGGAGGGAGCGTCTCGATCGAGTCGGACGGCATGACGGGGACCATGGTCTCGGCCCACATCCCGTACGTCGTTCACGGTGAGCAATGAATTCACCGATCAAGATCCTGCTGGTCGATGATCACCGCATGTTCCGCGAGGGAATCCGGAACCGCCTGGCCCGCTACAGCCGGTTCAAGGTCATGGGTGAAGCCGCCAGCGCCGAGGAGGCGATCAAGATCATGCAGCAGGCTGCCCCCTCCATCGTGATTCTCGACATTCGGATTCAGGGGCCCTCCGGGATCGATCTGGCCCGGCGCCTGCGCCGCGAGTGGCCGGAGGTCAAGATCCTCGTCCTCAGCGGCTACGACTTCGACCAGTACGTCCGCGCCCTCGCCCGCATCGGGATCCATGGCTATCTGCTGAAGGACTGCCCCCAGGAAGACCTCATCGCGGCCCTCGACGAGATCGCCCGGGGCGGCGTCATCCTGCCGCCACGCATCGCGTCGAAGATCATGCGCAGCTACGCCTCGGACTCGGCGAGCGAGAGCCGCAACCCGACATGGGACCTGACCGTCCGGGAGATCGAAGTCCTGGAGTGCCTTCACGAGGGCCTCCGAAATGCCGACATCGCCTCCCGCCTGGACATCTCCCCGCGCACGGTCGAGACGCACGTGAGCAGCATCATCTCGAAGCTCGGCGCGCGCACCAGGAGCGAGGCGGTGCGCCGGGCCGTCCAGGGAAGCCTCATCCGCTAGCAGTGTTTCCGACCAGGGTCTGGCGCAATCCGTGCCGGTGAGCGTAGACTCTTCCCTCTCGACCCGACACGCGGTCACGTCCAGGAGGTGGATGAAAGCCATGCGCGCTCAAGCCCTGATGGTCCCCGCCGTCGCTCTCGCCTTCGGTTTGGCCAGCGGCCTCCTGGCCGCGGCCGCTCCCGCGCCGGCGCAGAAGGCGCCGAAGACGAAGGCCGCCCCGGCCGATCCGGTGAAGACCGGCCTCCTGCTGTTCAACGACACGTCCCTCTCGGGAACCGGCAAGTACGCCTGCGCTTCCTGCCACCCGCGGGGCGGCCACACGGACAACAAGACGTACGTGGGGGTCGACGTGGTGAAGGACGGGACACCCGAGGGGCGGAGCGTGCCGTCTCTCTACGGCGTCAAGGACACGGCCCCTTACAGCTGGGCCGGCGGGAAGACGCTCGAGGAGAACATCAAGGGGATCATCATGAACCGGATGAAGGGGAAGGAGCCGACCAAGAATCAGCTGACGAGCCTGGTCGCCTACCTCGATTCGCTCGAGTTCGCGAACAACCCCAACCTGAATCCGGACGGGTCGGCGAGCGACGCGGCCCCCGCCGCCGCGAAGCGCGGCTACCAGGTCTTCCTGAAGGCGTCGTGCAACGCCTGCCACGTCCCGCCGGTGTTCGCCAAGCCGGACAACGAAGACATCGGCAGCGGCGGCACCTTCAACGTCCCGTCGCTGCGCGGCGTGTCCACCACCGCGCCGTACTTCCACGACGGGCGCTACCCGACTCTGCGCGCGCTCATCCCGGCGAAGCTGAAATATCTCGAAGACCTGGGATCGACCGAGAAGATCGGCCCCGACGAGGTCGAGGACCTGCTGGTCTACCTGGGCGCTCTCTAGGCCCTGGGCATCGCACTTCTCACAGCCTGCAATTCTGCCGGCGGCCGCCGGTGGTGGCGCCGCGACCCCCTTTTGGTAAGCTGTGCCTGCCGATGGGCTCCGAATCGATCGCCGTCTTTGTCTTGTTCGTGCTCGGGCTGGCGCCCCTGCCGATCCTGGCGCGCCGCGCGCCTTCCCGGCGTGAGGCGTGGATCCTGGTCGCGTGCGGCATCGGCGTGGCGATCGCGGTGCTGGGCGTGCGGCAGCAGGCGCGCGTAAAAAAGATGGCGGCCGCTGTCCCCGCCGGCATCCCTGCGGAAGTCCACCAGGAAGGCTACGTCTCCTCGCAGGCCTGCCGCGCCTGTCATCCGCAGCAATACGACACCTGGCGCGCCTCCTTCCATCGCACCATGACCCGGATCGCCACGCCCGAATATGTGAAGGGGGACTTCAACCATCGGACCGTGACGGCGAAGGGGCTGACGTACCAGCTCGACCGGCGCGGCGAGGAGTTCTGGGTCGAGACCGAGGAGTTCTGGAACCCGCCTCCGGCCGGGGCGCGGCCGCAGCGGGTCCGGCGCCGGATCGCTCTGGTCACCGGCTCCCATCACATGCAGGTGTACTGGTTCGCCTCGGGCGAGGGGCGGAAGCTTGAGCAGCTCCCCCTCGTCTACCTGTTCGAGGCGCAGCGCTGGATCCCGCGCGACGCCGCCTTCCTCAAGCCGCCCGTGGCGGGCGTCCGGGTCGAAACCGGCCGCTGGAACGACACCTGCATCTCCTGCCACGCCACGCGCGGACAGCCGCGGCTGCTCGACGACGGGGCGATCGACTCGCGCGTCTCCGAGTTCGGCATCGCCTGCGAGGCCTGCCACGGTCCCGGCGAGGCCCACGTGCGCGACAACCAGTCTCCGTGGCGCCGCTACGCGCATCACCGGCGCGGCGGCAGGCAGGAGACCATCACCCAGCCGGCGCGGCTCGACGCCCGGCTCTCGTCCCAGGTCTGCGGCCAGTGCCATTTCGTCGCGGCGATGCGCGGCGCGGACTTCGCGCGCTGGAAGATCGACGGCTCCCCCTACCGTCCCGGAGGCGAGCTCGACCTGTCCTATCCGCCGGTGCAGTTCAGCCGCCCGGAGACGGTCACCTACCTGAAAGAGCATCTCCCGGACTTCCTGCCGAAGCGCTTCTGGTCCGACGGCATGGTCCGGGTGGCGGGCCGCGAGCACAACGGCCTGATCGAATCCCCCTGTTTCGCCCGGGGGCGCGGAGCGCGGCAGCTGGCCTGCCTGTCGTGCCACACGATGCATCAGTCGGAGCGTGACGGGCGGCGGCGCGCGGAGTGGACCGACGATCAGCTGGTCGAGGGCATGGACGGCGACCGCGCCTGTCTCCAGTGCCACGCGGAGCAGGTCAGGGAGATCCCCGCGCACACGCATCACGCGGCCGGCTCGGCCGGCAGCCGGTGCTACAACTGCCACATGCCGTACACGACGTACGGCCTGCTCAAGGCGATCCGCAGCCACCAGGTCAGCAGCCCGACGGCGCAGGAGAGCCTGGCCACGGGGCGGCCCAATGCGTGCAACCAGTGCCACCTGGATCGCACGCTCGAGTGGACGGCGGGGCATCTGAACCGGTGGTATGGCACCGACCGGCCGCGGCTCGGCGACGAGGAGCGGAGGGTGGCCGCCGGCGTGTTGTGGACGCTGAAGGGGGACGCGGGGCAGCGGGCGCTGATGGCGTGGTCGATGGGATGGGAGCCGGCCCGCGCCGCCGCGGGCAGCGACTGGCAGGCAGCCTACCTGGCGCCGCTTCTGAACGACCCGTACGACGCGGTGCGTTACATCGCGCAGCGGTCGCTGCGCAGGCTGCCTGGATTCGACCGCCTGGACTACGACTTCGCGGGGCCGGCGGAGAGGCGGCAGGCGGCCGCGCAGAGAGTGATGGCACAGTGGCGGCTGGACCCGCGTTCCGGCCAGGGGCGCGAGGC contains:
- a CDS encoding response regulator transcription factor, which produces MNSPIKILLVDDHRMFREGIRNRLARYSRFKVMGEAASAEEAIKIMQQAAPSIVILDIRIQGPSGIDLARRLRREWPEVKILVLSGYDFDQYVRALARIGIHGYLLKDCPQEDLIAALDEIARGGVILPPRIASKIMRSYASDSASESRNPTWDLTVREIEVLECLHEGLRNADIASRLDISPRTVETHVSSIISKLGARTRSEAVRRAVQGSLIR
- a CDS encoding cytochrome c peroxidase; protein product: MRAQALMVPAVALAFGLASGLLAAAAPAPAQKAPKTKAAPADPVKTGLLLFNDTSLSGTGKYACASCHPRGGHTDNKTYVGVDVVKDGTPEGRSVPSLYGVKDTAPYSWAGGKTLEENIKGIIMNRMKGKEPTKNQLTSLVAYLDSLEFANNPNLNPDGSASDAAPAAAKRGYQVFLKASCNACHVPPVFAKPDNEDIGSGGTFNVPSLRGVSTTAPYFHDGRYPTLRALIPAKLKYLEDLGSTEKIGPDEVEDLLVYLGAL
- a CDS encoding ammonia-forming cytochrome c nitrite reductase subunit c552 yields the protein MAPRPPFGKLCLPMGSESIAVFVLFVLGLAPLPILARRAPSRREAWILVACGIGVAIAVLGVRQQARVKKMAAAVPAGIPAEVHQEGYVSSQACRACHPQQYDTWRASFHRTMTRIATPEYVKGDFNHRTVTAKGLTYQLDRRGEEFWVETEEFWNPPPAGARPQRVRRRIALVTGSHHMQVYWFASGEGRKLEQLPLVYLFEAQRWIPRDAAFLKPPVAGVRVETGRWNDTCISCHATRGQPRLLDDGAIDSRVSEFGIACEACHGPGEAHVRDNQSPWRRYAHHRRGGRQETITQPARLDARLSSQVCGQCHFVAAMRGADFARWKIDGSPYRPGGELDLSYPPVQFSRPETVTYLKEHLPDFLPKRFWSDGMVRVAGREHNGLIESPCFARGRGARQLACLSCHTMHQSERDGRRRAEWTDDQLVEGMDGDRACLQCHAEQVREIPAHTHHAAGSAGSRCYNCHMPYTTYGLLKAIRSHQVSSPTAQESLATGRPNACNQCHLDRTLEWTAGHLNRWYGTDRPRLGDEERRVAAGVLWTLKGDAGQRALMAWSMGWEPARAAAGSDWQAAYLAPLLNDPYDAVRYIAQRSLRRLPGFDRLDYDFAGPAERRQAAAQRVMAQWRLDPRSGQGREALLLHPDGRLDLGAFLRLLGRREDRAIELVE